One Bombyx mori chromosome 28, ASM3026992v2 DNA segment encodes these proteins:
- the LOC134201583 gene encoding uncharacterized protein LOC134201583, with amino-acid sequence MKPKPPHQYWEEETSLTLVPENKNCLLCEAQDSGACRSMPSCVYCEPTVTALCERSTPCLRCTVIKNPFFKCIPGEKYMDECDSCRCTDGHSGWCTNQYCEFRSLHLYAMKLSDGEFY; translated from the exons ATGAAGCCAAAGCCCCCTCACCAGTACTGGGAGGAGGAGACCTCGCTGACGCTGGTCCCTGAAAACAAGAACTGTCTGCTGTGCGAGGCGCAGGACTCCGGCGCGTGTCGCTCCATGCCCTCGTGCGTGTACTGCGAGCCCACCGTCACCGCGCTCTGCGAGAGGAGCACGCCGTGCCTCAGGTGCACCG TGATCAAGAACCCGTTCTTCAAGTGCATCCCCGGCGAGAAGTACATGGACGAGTGCGACTCCTGCCGCTGCACGGACGGGCACAGCGGCTGGTGCACCAACCAGTACTGCGAGTTCAGGTCCCTGCATCTCTACGCTATGAAGCTCTCGGACGGAGAGTTTTATTAA
- the LOC134201584 gene encoding uncharacterized protein LOC134201584 translates to MDLWRSRTPYEVSASRGHVGYVVIDGLQMLGADRGPNHVVMALPIKRLLLHPTFDFQGQNPIRLERVPAISRRLCDTDFAEVAARLHAVCHQKKETLRLAICEAKSQGIKTLDQDP, encoded by the exons ATGGATCTATGGCG GAGCCGAACCCCATACGAGGTGTCCGCGTCTAGGGGGCATGTGGGGTATGTAGTGATTGACGGtttgcagatgttgggagctgACCGCGGGCCCAATCATGTTGTTATGGCCCTACCCATCAAACGACTCCTCTTGCACCCAACATTTGATTTCCAAGGTCAGAACCCGATCAGACTAGAGAGGGTTCCCGCGATCAGCCGCCGCCTTTGCGATACGGACTTCGCAGAagtggcggcccggctgcacgctgtcTGCCATCAAAAGAAGGAAACGCTGCGGCTGGCCATCTGTGAGGCCAAATCTCAGGGTATAAAGACGCTCGACCAGGATCCCTGA